One window from the genome of Epinephelus moara isolate mb chromosome 5, YSFRI_EMoa_1.0, whole genome shotgun sequence encodes:
- the LOC126390581 gene encoding calpain-2 catalytic subunit-like yields MVVSLLSAGSDVRTDGFSLQTCRSIISLLDMDGSSKLGLLEFHRLWMKIQKYLEIFKSHDSDGSGTMSSHEMRAALAEAGFQVNSAVIQEIVSRYADNSYAIDFDCFISCLIRLELLFKMFRTLDKKNQGKIQLDLQQWLCLAIN; encoded by the exons ATGGTTGTTTCTCTACTTTCTGCAG GATCTGACGTGAGGACGGACGGCTTCAGCCTTCAGACCTGCCGCAGCATCATCAGCCTGCTGGAC ATGGACGGCAGCAGTAAACTGGGTCTGCTGGAGTTTCATCGTCTCTGGATGAAGATCCAGAAATACCTG GAGATCTTTAAGAGTCACGACTCAGATGGTTCTGGTACGATGAGCAGTCATGAGATGAGAGCAGCTCTGGCTGAAGCTG GTTTCCAGGTGAACAGCGCAGTAATTCAGGAGATCGTCAGTCGATACGCCGACAACAGTTATGCCATTGACTTTGACTGTTTCATCAGCTGCCTGATCCGACTGGAGCTGCTCTTCA aGATGTTCAGAACTCTGGATAAGAAGAACCAGGGGAAGATCCAACTGGACCTGCAGCAG TGGCTGTGCCTCGCCATCAACTGA